From the genome of Psychrilyobacter atlanticus DSM 19335, one region includes:
- a CDS encoding response regulator produces the protein MIDVVIIEDDPMVSMITEKIINSVGEFRVVKTFKEGKKAIKYLEQHHVELIILDMFLPDTNGLVTLETIRKKKVGVEVIFLTASNNTVEIERAFKLGAIDYLIKPFDFNRLKDSLGRYLNKKSNISGKEVLSQGEVDKLFLRNKTKGSSVKGISEKTLKKIMDILLLDSSKEWSSKEISDILNTSTVTVKKYLDYLMELGRVENSIYYGSVGRPEYKYKVIL, from the coding sequence ATGATAGATGTAGTTATTATAGAAGATGATCCCATGGTAAGTATGATAACAGAGAAGATAATAAATTCTGTAGGGGAATTTCGTGTAGTCAAAACTTTTAAAGAGGGAAAAAAAGCTATTAAATATTTAGAACAACATCATGTAGAACTAATAATATTAGATATGTTTTTACCTGATACCAATGGTTTGGTAACTTTAGAAACTATAAGAAAGAAAAAAGTAGGAGTTGAAGTTATTTTCCTGACAGCTTCAAATAATACTGTGGAGATAGAAAGAGCATTTAAATTAGGAGCAATAGATTACCTCATAAAACCCTTTGATTTTAACAGATTAAAGGATTCTTTGGGAAGGTATTTAAATAAAAAATCAAATATTTCAGGAAAGGAAGTTTTAAGCCAAGGAGAGGTAGATAAATTATTTTTAAGAAATAAAACTAAGGGAAGCAGTGTCAAAGGAATCAGTGAAAAAACTTTGAAAAAAATAATGGATATATTATTATTAGATTCATCCAAGGAGTGGTCCTCTAAGGAAATTTCTGACATTTTAAACACAAGTACAGTAACAGTAAAAAAATATCTAGATTATCTTATGGAATTGGGAAGGGTAGAAAATTCTATCTATTATGGAAGTGTAGGTCGTCCAGAATATAAGTATAAGGTAATACTGTAA
- a CDS encoding ATP-binding protein: MRLEKKIYIYLVVLITVILLITHFIFFKNKVQVENLNERKNLGNIALTLSHDPFIIENLYKKKPENIQAYTNKIWSKLEDIDFITVADMESRRYSHVDPQYIGKIFKGGDEKVVVEEGKSYFSMAKGTQGVSLRKFEPINYKGKQIGFISVGKYQVERDKWKNNFILESVFLFLLILSFGALLSYFLAKSIKKEIFGYEPVEIGRFYAEKKVIFDNMHEGIVTINGKGEITKTNRAAQNMLTSRDDEVFKRLFETVISTQSGFNDREIVVESGKLFVSAIKLNKTKKILDVIFILRDGGEVKRVAEEITGVAQIINSMRANVHEFKNKIHVVSGLLQLEEYEKAKDYILYLEYEVENEKHNVVGVKDPIIEALILAKMSLARESRINFNVDEKTKLDKTHDNIDTNDLVVIIGNLLENAREACENSIEKKIQVGFFEDESKLRIEVTDSGRSIDTHEMEKIFNVGYSSKGEGRGSGLALIKNLVEVYKGSLNIKSRKNSKTFCVELSKEGKL, translated from the coding sequence ATGAGGTTAGAAAAGAAAATATATATATATTTAGTGGTTTTGATAACGGTTATATTACTTATAACACACTTTATTTTTTTTAAAAATAAAGTTCAAGTAGAAAATTTGAATGAACGAAAAAATCTTGGAAATATAGCACTGACTCTCAGTCATGACCCGTTTATAATAGAAAATTTATATAAAAAAAAACCTGAAAACATACAAGCTTACACCAATAAAATATGGTCTAAATTAGAGGATATAGATTTTATAACAGTAGCAGATATGGAGAGTAGAAGATACTCCCATGTAGATCCCCAATATATAGGCAAAATATTTAAGGGCGGGGATGAAAAGGTGGTTGTAGAAGAGGGAAAATCCTATTTTTCAATGGCCAAGGGAACTCAGGGAGTATCTCTCAGAAAATTTGAACCTATAAATTATAAAGGAAAACAGATAGGATTTATAAGTGTGGGAAAATACCAGGTAGAGCGGGATAAGTGGAAAAATAATTTTATTTTAGAATCAGTGTTTTTATTTTTACTAATCCTTTCATTCGGAGCTCTTTTATCATATTTTTTAGCAAAGAGTATAAAAAAAGAAATTTTTGGATATGAACCTGTGGAAATAGGAAGGTTTTATGCTGAAAAAAAAGTTATATTCGACAATATGCATGAGGGGATAGTAACTATAAATGGTAAGGGAGAAATTACCAAAACCAATAGAGCTGCTCAAAATATGTTAACTTCCAGAGATGATGAGGTGTTTAAACGGTTATTTGAAACAGTGATAAGTACCCAGTCGGGATTCAATGACAGAGAGATAGTTGTAGAAAGTGGAAAATTATTTGTAAGTGCGATAAAATTAAATAAAACAAAAAAAATATTAGATGTCATCTTTATATTGAGAGATGGTGGAGAGGTAAAAAGAGTAGCTGAGGAGATAACGGGAGTTGCTCAGATAATCAACTCTATGAGAGCCAATGTCCATGAATTTAAGAATAAGATCCATGTAGTTTCGGGACTATTGCAGCTAGAAGAATATGAGAAGGCTAAAGATTATATACTCTACTTAGAATATGAAGTTGAAAATGAAAAACATAATGTGGTAGGAGTAAAAGATCCAATAATTGAAGCACTTATCTTGGCGAAGATGAGTTTAGCCAGGGAATCCAGAATAAATTTTAATGTAGATGAAAAAACTAAATTAGATAAAACTCACGACAATATAGATACCAATGATTTGGTTGTAATAATCGGCAACTTATTGGAAAATGCCAGGGAAGCCTGTGAAAATAGTATAGAGAAAAAGATACAGGTTGGGTTCTTTGAAGATGAGAGTAAATTGAGAATAGAGGTTACAGACAGCGGCCGAAGTATAGACACCCATGAGATGGAAAAAATATTTAATGTAGGTTATTCCTCTAAGGGTGAGGGACGTGGCTCTGGATTGGCACTCATTAAAAATCTTGTGGAGGTATATAAAGGAAGTTTGAACATTAAAAGTCGTAAAAATAGTAAAACATTTTGTGTGGAACTCAGCAAGGAGGGCAAGTTATGA
- the pdo gene encoding protein disulfide oxidoreductase, with amino-acid sequence MSEIFNKEVLNQLKQGLNKIKNPIKIITFIESGKPLCDEVVTMMMQLAALNNKIKFVEYDLIKNADLAEKYGIDKVPGTTILASDKPTGIKFYGIPSGHEINSLLFAVLESSGIVTPLDAKLVDAIKQINKKINIKVFVSLQCPHCPKAVMTACKIALLNKNIDAEMIQTNLYSDLANKFKINSVPRIIFNDSDDLLGVQPIEMFVDKLKKL; translated from the coding sequence ATGTCGGAAATATTCAATAAAGAAGTTTTAAATCAATTAAAACAAGGACTGAACAAAATAAAAAACCCAATTAAAATTATTACCTTCATAGAAAGTGGAAAACCTCTGTGTGATGAGGTAGTCACCATGATGATGCAGTTAGCTGCATTAAATAACAAGATAAAATTTGTCGAATATGATCTTATTAAAAACGCTGATTTAGCTGAAAAATATGGAATTGACAAAGTCCCTGGAACTACTATTTTAGCATCAGATAAACCTACTGGAATTAAATTCTACGGAATTCCCAGTGGACATGAAATCAATTCACTCCTATTTGCTGTCCTAGAAAGTTCTGGAATAGTTACTCCATTAGATGCTAAATTAGTAGATGCCATTAAACAGATCAATAAAAAAATCAATATCAAGGTATTTGTAAGTTTACAATGTCCACATTGTCCCAAGGCAGTTATGACAGCTTGTAAAATAGCTTTATTAAATAAAAATATTGACGCTGAGATGATACAGACCAATTTATATAGTGATCTGGCCAACAAATTTAAAATAAATTCTGTTCCTAGGATTATTTTTAATGACAGTGATGATCTGTTGGGTGTACAGCCTATAGAAATGTTTGTAGATAAATTAAAAAAATTATAA
- a CDS encoding 2-hydroxycarboxylate transporter family protein, with product MKTAVLSKDKVQKKFKLLGLEMKYFIPITAVVLGAAFTGALPKGMEGVIPFLLIMGVLLNEIGNRTPIIKDYFGGGPIVAIFAAAALVTYNVLPETVVSSSATFMKSGGFLNFYIAALITGSILGMDTKLLIKAGLKYLPVIIGGVFVSILMTGTVGALMGYGFTNAVFYIAIPIMGGGMGAGAVPLAQIFGKAMEQDPTKLLSIMVPAVALGNAVAIVCAGILNKLGKKYKKISGDGKLLKGQDDVGIEEEKELKIDYASLGKGLLIATSFYVLGRLLGKYIPLHPYALMILSVAFAKLTGILKREHEEAATTWFQFVMKNFTLALLVGIGIAYTDLGAVISAFSLTYLLLVVTTIVGAMIGTAIVGRMLGFYMIEGTITAGLCMANMGGTGDIAVLSAANRMELLPFSQISSRIGGAFMLILTSLLINLFV from the coding sequence ATGAAAACAGCAGTTTTGTCTAAGGATAAGGTACAGAAAAAATTTAAATTATTAGGTTTGGAGATGAAATATTTTATACCTATAACAGCAGTAGTATTAGGTGCAGCATTTACAGGAGCACTGCCAAAAGGGATGGAGGGCGTGATACCTTTTTTACTTATAATGGGAGTATTGTTAAATGAGATAGGTAACAGGACACCTATTATAAAAGATTATTTTGGTGGAGGACCTATAGTAGCTATATTTGCAGCGGCAGCATTGGTTACATATAATGTTTTACCGGAAACAGTGGTTAGTTCTTCGGCAACGTTTATGAAAAGTGGAGGATTTTTAAATTTTTATATAGCTGCCCTTATAACAGGTAGTATATTAGGAATGGACACAAAACTGCTTATAAAGGCTGGGTTAAAATATCTTCCAGTAATAATAGGTGGAGTATTTGTATCGATCTTAATGACTGGAACAGTAGGAGCATTGATGGGTTATGGATTCACCAATGCAGTGTTTTATATAGCTATCCCAATAATGGGTGGTGGAATGGGAGCAGGAGCAGTACCTCTAGCTCAAATCTTTGGTAAAGCAATGGAACAGGATCCTACAAAGCTTTTATCTATAATGGTTCCGGCAGTAGCATTAGGTAATGCAGTAGCTATAGTTTGTGCAGGAATATTGAATAAATTAGGTAAAAAATATAAGAAAATTTCTGGTGACGGTAAATTATTAAAGGGACAGGATGACGTAGGTATTGAAGAAGAAAAAGAGTTAAAGATAGACTATGCATCTCTAGGAAAAGGTCTATTGATAGCGACATCATTCTATGTATTAGGGAGACTTTTAGGAAAATATATACCACTGCATCCCTATGCACTTATGATCTTATCGGTAGCTTTCGCGAAGTTGACAGGTATTTTAAAGAGAGAACATGAGGAAGCAGCAACAACATGGTTCCAATTTGTAATGAAGAACTTTACACTGGCACTATTAGTAGGAATCGGGATAGCATACACAGATTTAGGAGCAGTAATCAGTGCATTTAGTTTAACTTATCTATTATTAGTAGTTACAACTATCGTAGGAGCTATGATAGGAACTGCAATAGTTGGTCGTATGTTAGGATTTTATATGATCGAAGGAACAATAACAGCAGGATTATGTATGGCAAACATGGGTGGAACAGGAGATATCGCAGTATTATCAGCTGCTAACAGAATGGAATTATTGCCATTTTCACAGATATCATCTAGGATTGGAGGAGCATTTATGCTTATCCTGACATCATTACTTATAAATTTATTTGTTTAG